A genomic region of Brevibacillus sp. JNUCC-41 contains the following coding sequences:
- the lpdA gene encoding dihydrolipoyl dehydrogenase, producing the protein MVVGDFPIETDTLVIGSGPGGYVAAIRAAQLGQKVTVVEKGTIGGVCLNVGCIPSKALISAGHRFHEAQHSEDMGIFAEKVSVDFSKVQAWKGSVVKKLTGGVSSLLKGNNVDVVTGEAYFVDENSIRVMNEDSAQTYTFKNAIIATGSSPIEIPSFKYTKRVLNSTGALALEEVPGSIVVIGGGYIGTELGGAFASFGTKVTILEGTEEILSAGFEKQMAALVKRNLKNKGAEIVTKANAKGVEETETGVTVTYEVKGEEKKVEADYVLVTVGRRPNTAEIGLEQVGIKMTDRGLVETDKQCRTSVKNIYAIGDIVSGPQLAHKASYEGKIAAEAIAGHSSEIDYLAIPAVVFSEPELASVGYNEKEAKEAGIEALASKFPFAANGRALSLNNTDGFVKLITRKEDGLVIGAQIAGPNASDMIAELGLAIEAGMTAEDIAMTIHAHPTLGEITMEAAEVALGTPIHIIK; encoded by the coding sequence GTCGTTGAAAAAGGAACAATCGGCGGAGTTTGTTTGAATGTAGGCTGTATCCCATCAAAAGCTTTAATTTCGGCTGGACACCGTTTCCATGAAGCTCAGCATTCAGAAGATATGGGTATCTTTGCAGAAAAAGTTTCTGTTGATTTTTCTAAAGTACAAGCTTGGAAAGGTTCTGTTGTTAAAAAATTAACAGGCGGTGTAAGCAGCCTATTAAAAGGTAATAACGTTGATGTTGTAACCGGTGAAGCTTATTTCGTCGATGAAAACAGCATCCGTGTTATGAATGAAGACTCAGCCCAAACATATACATTTAAAAACGCAATCATCGCCACTGGTTCATCGCCAATCGAGATTCCGTCATTTAAATATACGAAACGTGTACTTAATTCCACTGGTGCTCTTGCTTTGGAAGAAGTTCCAGGTTCGATCGTGGTAATCGGCGGAGGTTACATTGGTACTGAGCTTGGCGGAGCATTCGCAAGCTTCGGCACTAAAGTGACCATCCTTGAAGGTACTGAAGAAATCCTTTCTGCAGGCTTTGAAAAACAAATGGCAGCACTTGTTAAGCGTAACCTTAAAAACAAGGGTGCTGAAATTGTCACTAAAGCAAATGCTAAAGGTGTGGAAGAAACTGAAACAGGTGTAACCGTTACTTATGAAGTAAAAGGCGAAGAGAAAAAGGTTGAAGCCGATTACGTATTAGTAACAGTTGGACGTCGTCCAAATACGGCAGAGATCGGCCTGGAGCAAGTCGGAATCAAAATGACTGACCGTGGTTTGGTCGAAACGGATAAACAATGCCGTACAAGCGTGAAAAACATTTACGCAATCGGTGATATCGTTTCTGGACCTCAGTTGGCTCATAAAGCTTCTTATGAAGGTAAAATTGCTGCTGAAGCCATTGCAGGACATTCATCTGAAATCGACTATCTTGCTATTCCGGCTGTTGTATTCTCTGAACCGGAACTTGCTTCTGTCGGTTATAATGAAAAAGAAGCGAAGGAAGCTGGAATCGAAGCGCTTGCTTCTAAATTCCCATTCGCTGCAAATGGACGTGCTCTTTCTTTAAATAATACGGACGGATTTGTGAAGCTTATCACTCGCAAAGAAGACGGATTGGTTATAGGAGCACAAATTGCAGGACCAAACGCTTCTGATATGATTGCAGAACTTGGTCTGGCTATCGAAGCGGGAATGACTGCCGAAGATATCGCAATGACAATCCATGCACATCCAACTTTAGGGGAAATCACAATGGAAGCTGCTGAAGTTGCCCTTGGAACTCCTATTCACATCATCAAGTAA
- a CDS encoding polysaccharide deacetylase family protein, with protein MINKGVALFTLVSFLLMACNGPSSGPTENENQKSVETTTSVQDESQKEKDLENETSKTIDDGNVKAEYQVDEKNWSFKPIGEANPKVVLLTFDDAPDKYSLKIAQTLKRLEVPAIFFVNGHFLENDENKAMLKEIHEMGFSIGNHTYSHVNLKQLTEKEQEREIVKLNNMVEGITGVSPKYFRAPFGSNTEHSKKVAEKEKMLVMNWSYGYDWEKDYQDKTALTEIMLNSPYLGNGANLLMHDRKWTSEAIEDIVKGFQKEGYEILDPKLIETPA; from the coding sequence ATGATTAACAAAGGAGTAGCATTATTTACATTAGTATCATTTTTATTGATGGCATGTAATGGACCGAGTTCCGGTCCAACAGAAAATGAAAATCAAAAAAGTGTGGAAACGACAACATCGGTCCAAGATGAAAGCCAGAAAGAGAAAGACTTGGAAAACGAAACGTCAAAAACGATTGACGATGGGAATGTAAAGGCAGAATATCAGGTGGACGAAAAGAATTGGTCATTTAAACCAATCGGGGAGGCAAATCCGAAAGTTGTGTTGTTAACATTTGATGATGCACCTGATAAATATTCTCTGAAAATCGCCCAGACCCTGAAGCGCCTTGAAGTACCTGCTATTTTTTTCGTGAACGGTCACTTTCTTGAAAATGATGAAAATAAAGCGATGCTAAAAGAAATTCATGAAATGGGTTTTTCTATCGGTAATCATACTTATTCCCATGTAAATTTAAAACAGTTGACCGAGAAAGAACAAGAACGGGAAATCGTAAAATTGAACAATATGGTAGAAGGCATTACAGGGGTAAGCCCTAAGTACTTCAGGGCGCCATTTGGATCGAATACCGAGCATTCAAAAAAAGTCGCTGAGAAAGAAAAAATGTTGGTCATGAATTGGTCATATGGATATGACTGGGAAAAAGACTATCAGGATAAAACAGCGTTAACAGAAATCATGTTGAACAGCCCTTATTTAGGAAATGGTGCGAACTTACTGATGCATGACCGGAAATGGACGAGTGAAGCCATTGAGGATATCGTGAAAGGTTTTCAAAAGGAAGGTTATGAGATCCTTGATCCAAAGTTGATTGAAACGCCTGCTTGA
- a CDS encoding DUF1885 family protein produces the protein MTENAYIKLVPESVKGTVTIEDVKELLNYYQMITAKTGKQLDWNYDKKAFPYEMKEPEKMKDKAIYLQSKEDRYHMILIGVDQEVVKDEDGSERIQSYIQFTLPETATFGDKGKANELCKFLAKKLRAQLHLFNKRVMYYYPRK, from the coding sequence ATGACTGAAAATGCCTATATCAAACTCGTTCCTGAGTCCGTGAAAGGGACTGTAACCATCGAAGACGTGAAAGAATTGCTGAACTATTATCAAATGATCACAGCGAAAACCGGAAAGCAACTGGATTGGAATTATGATAAGAAAGCATTTCCTTATGAAATGAAAGAACCAGAAAAGATGAAAGATAAGGCCATATACCTCCAATCCAAAGAAGATCGATATCACATGATATTGATAGGCGTTGACCAAGAAGTCGTTAAGGATGAAGATGGATCAGAGCGGATTCAATCCTATATCCAATTCACCCTCCCTGAAACAGCAACTTTCGGTGATAAGGGAAAAGCTAATGAACTGTGCAAGTTCCTTGCAAAGAAATTACGGGCGCAGCTACATCTCTTCAATAAACGGGTGATGTATTATTATCCAAGGAAATAA
- a CDS encoding GapA-binding peptide SR1P, whose translation MGTIVCQTCNSTIEHFEDEKVSVLYTHNHNCQSCDTAASEK comes from the coding sequence ATGGGAACTATCGTATGTCAAACTTGCAATAGCACGATTGAACATTTTGAAGATGAAAAAGTAAGTGTACTATATACACACAATCACAACTGCCAAAGCTGTGATACAGCTGCCTCTGAAAAATAA
- a CDS encoding aminotransferase class I/II-fold pyridoxal phosphate-dependent enzyme: MSQNETPLYTALLQHAKKNPVQFHIPGHKKGKGMDADFRNFIGENALSIDLINIAPLDDLHQPKGIIKQAQDLAAEAFGADHTFFSVQGTSGAIMTMVMTVCGPGDKIIVPRNVHKSVMSAIVFSGAVPIFINPEIDKDLGISHGTTVDAVEKALKEHSDAKGLLVINPTYFGISADLQKIVEVAHSHQIPVLVDEAHGVHIHFHEDLPMSAMQAGADMAATSVHKLGGSLTGSSILNVKNGLVSANRVQAILSMLTTTSTSYILLASLDTARRQLATVGREMIDEAINLAGYIREAVNEIPYLYCVGSEILESEAAFSYDPTKLIISIKELNITGYDVEKWLREKHNIEVELSDLYNILCLITPGDSKTEADLLIAALRDLADEFKEMAAEHEKIEVLLPDTPPLALSPREAFYADTEVVPIEESVGKISAEFIMVYPPGIPIFIPGELITEDNINYIRKNIEAGLPVQGPEDPEIKYLRIIKN, translated from the coding sequence TTGTCACAGAATGAAACACCCTTATACACTGCCTTATTGCAGCATGCAAAAAAAAATCCCGTTCAATTTCATATTCCAGGTCATAAAAAAGGGAAAGGAATGGACGCTGATTTCCGTAATTTCATTGGAGAAAATGCATTATCCATAGATTTAATCAATATCGCTCCACTCGATGATCTCCATCAGCCAAAGGGGATCATTAAACAAGCTCAGGATCTTGCCGCTGAAGCTTTTGGGGCGGATCACACATTCTTTTCCGTTCAAGGAACAAGTGGAGCGATCATGACAATGGTCATGACAGTCTGCGGACCTGGGGACAAAATCATCGTCCCAAGGAATGTACATAAATCCGTAATGTCTGCCATTGTATTTTCCGGAGCTGTTCCTATTTTCATCAATCCTGAAATAGACAAAGATTTGGGCATCTCACACGGAACCACCGTCGATGCCGTCGAGAAAGCTTTAAAGGAACATAGCGATGCAAAAGGATTGCTTGTCATCAACCCAACCTATTTCGGCATTTCGGCCGATTTGCAAAAAATAGTGGAAGTTGCTCATTCCCACCAAATCCCAGTACTGGTGGATGAAGCACATGGTGTCCATATACACTTCCATGAAGACTTGCCGATGTCAGCCATGCAAGCTGGAGCAGATATGGCTGCAACGAGTGTTCATAAACTGGGCGGTTCACTAACGGGAAGTTCCATATTAAATGTTAAGAACGGTTTGGTTTCCGCAAATCGTGTTCAAGCCATATTGAGCATGCTCACAACCACCTCAACCTCCTATATCCTTCTGGCTTCCCTGGATACGGCCAGAAGACAACTTGCGACGGTAGGTAGGGAAATGATCGATGAAGCGATCAATCTCGCAGGGTATATCCGTGAGGCAGTTAATGAGATTCCTTATCTTTACTGTGTCGGCAGCGAAATTCTCGAGAGTGAGGCAGCCTTTAGTTATGACCCGACTAAATTAATCATATCCATCAAGGAATTGAATATTACCGGATACGACGTTGAGAAATGGCTTCGTGAAAAGCATAATATCGAAGTGGAACTTTCTGACTTGTACAATATCCTTTGCCTGATAACGCCTGGAGACTCAAAAACAGAAGCGGATCTTCTGATTGCTGCCCTTAGAGACTTGGCGGATGAGTTTAAGGAAATGGCAGCTGAACATGAAAAAATCGAAGTCCTGCTTCCTGATACACCACCACTGGCTTTATCACCAAGGGAGGCATTTTATGCAGACACCGAAGTGGTTCCCATTGAGGAATCTGTCGGCAAAATTAGCGCTGAGTTCATCATGGTTTACCCGCCTGGAATTCCGATCTTCATACCAGGTGAATTGATTACTGAAGATAATATCAATTACATCCGGAAAAACATCGAGGCCGGCCTTCCTGTTCAAGGCCCTGAGGACCCAGAAATAAAATATTTACGCATCATTAAAAATTGA
- a CDS encoding NAD(P)H-dependent flavin oxidoreductase produces MKWKTRVTDLLGIQYPIVQGGLAHLAYADLAAAVSNAGGLGQVTAMSLDNPEQLTDEIRKTKSLTDKPFGVNFAIGQHGRPYENMLEAALKEDIAAVSVTGGNPAPFLDYVKGTQVKKLVLVAAKRQAMKAEQLGADAVMVVGQEGGGHLGRDDIGTSVLIPQVVDSVNIPVIASGGFGDGRGLMAALALGAEGIEMGTRFIAVKECVHAHELYKNALVSGTENDTVVIKRSIGAPARVIANSWTDKILEIEKENGGYEQLKDYISGKANQRYIHDGVEGEGFAWAGQVMGLIHDVPSTAELFSRIIDQAEAIRSKWAD; encoded by the coding sequence TTGAAGTGGAAAACGCGTGTGACCGATTTATTAGGCATTCAATATCCAATCGTACAAGGGGGATTGGCCCATTTAGCATATGCAGACCTGGCGGCGGCAGTTTCGAATGCAGGAGGGCTGGGGCAGGTAACGGCCATGTCCTTGGACAACCCGGAGCAACTGACAGATGAAATTAGAAAAACCAAATCATTGACGGATAAACCGTTTGGTGTGAACTTTGCAATCGGTCAGCATGGAAGACCTTATGAAAATATGCTGGAAGCAGCCCTGAAAGAGGATATCGCAGCTGTTTCCGTAACCGGGGGCAACCCTGCACCATTTCTTGATTACGTCAAAGGCACCCAGGTGAAAAAACTCGTGCTTGTCGCTGCAAAAAGGCAGGCAATGAAAGCTGAGCAGCTTGGGGCAGATGCGGTGATGGTAGTTGGTCAGGAGGGAGGAGGACATTTAGGCCGTGATGATATTGGAACTTCCGTGTTAATTCCTCAAGTTGTGGACTCCGTTAATATTCCAGTCATCGCCTCGGGTGGTTTTGGCGATGGACGCGGTTTGATGGCAGCATTGGCACTTGGTGCCGAAGGAATCGAGATGGGAACACGATTCATAGCGGTCAAGGAATGTGTTCATGCACATGAATTATATAAAAATGCCTTGGTTTCCGGCACAGAAAATGATACCGTTGTCATCAAGCGTTCCATTGGTGCACCAGCAAGGGTAATTGCAAACAGCTGGACCGATAAGATTCTTGAAATAGAAAAAGAAAATGGCGGATATGAACAATTGAAGGATTACATAAGCGGAAAAGCGAATCAGCGTTATATTCATGACGGTGTCGAAGGTGAAGGCTTTGCTTGGGCCGGACAAGTGATGGGGCTGATTCATGATGTACCATCGACTGCTGAACTATTCAGTCGGATTATCGACCAAGCGGAAGCAATTCGTTCAAAATGGGCAGACTGA
- a CDS encoding UPF0223 family protein, whose translation MDYQYPMDLDWSTEEIVDVIKFFEAVEKAYENKIQKEEFMKAYRRFKEIVPGKADEKKYTDEFESVSTYSAYLVIKKAKGIDDGEWIKMKN comes from the coding sequence ATGGATTATCAATATCCAATGGATCTTGATTGGTCTACTGAAGAAATCGTAGATGTGATCAAATTCTTTGAAGCTGTAGAAAAGGCTTATGAAAATAAAATACAAAAGGAAGAATTTATGAAGGCTTACCGAAGATTCAAGGAAATAGTCCCCGGTAAGGCGGATGAAAAAAAGTATACGGATGAGTTTGAGTCAGTCAGCACTTATTCAGCCTATCTTGTTATTAAGAAGGCAAAAGGAATCGATGACGGGGAATGGATAAAAATGAAAAATTAA
- the trpE gene encoding anthranilate synthase component I yields the protein MNNLDEKKILRFKMDTIEGDIHTPIAIFQKLDGDQKFLLESSNSHHDNGRYSYLGSKPYLEVTSLAGQVNVKDTETGDQIVKNINIIEFLKNELLVEIGEVPIHLPPFNGGAIGYMGYDIIRLYENIGPVPPDSLQMPDAHFLFYKELYIFDHVLQKIHLLTAEEDSEKSLLGMKEKINQASKPSKEISSEYLEFKSNFSQDEFEKMVLEVKSAIIAGEVFQVVLSQRFKADFDGEPFDAYRRLRLANPSPYMFYIEFGDYTIIGSSPESLISVSSGMVHVNPIAGTRPRGKTDEEDKGFEKSLLMDEKELAEHKMLVDLGRNDLGRVCEIGSIHLTEEMEIQRYQHVMHIASKVSGKLREGFTSLDALTVCLPAGTVSGAPKIRAMELINELENCKRGMYSGSIGFIGFGGDLDMALAIRTMIIKDGKAYVQAGAGIVYDSDPKTEFEETQNKARALMEVHTK from the coding sequence ATGAATAATTTGGATGAAAAAAAAATACTCCGTTTCAAGATGGACACGATTGAAGGGGATATCCACACACCCATTGCCATATTTCAGAAATTAGATGGTGACCAGAAGTTTTTATTGGAAAGCTCGAATTCGCATCACGACAACGGCCGCTACTCTTATCTAGGTTCAAAACCTTATCTGGAGGTGACATCACTTGCTGGCCAAGTAAATGTGAAAGATACTGAAACAGGTGATCAAATTGTAAAGAACATCAATATCATCGAGTTTCTCAAAAACGAATTATTAGTGGAGATAGGAGAGGTTCCCATACATCTTCCGCCATTTAACGGTGGTGCAATCGGATATATGGGCTATGATATCATTCGTCTTTATGAAAATATAGGTCCGGTGCCTCCTGATTCTCTGCAAATGCCTGATGCTCATTTTCTCTTTTATAAAGAACTGTATATATTCGATCATGTTCTGCAGAAAATCCATCTTTTGACTGCGGAAGAGGATAGTGAAAAAAGTTTATTGGGGATGAAGGAAAAAATCAATCAGGCAAGCAAACCGTCAAAGGAAATATCGTCGGAATATTTGGAATTCAAATCGAATTTCAGTCAGGATGAATTCGAGAAAATGGTCCTTGAAGTTAAATCAGCGATAATAGCTGGTGAAGTGTTCCAAGTTGTTTTATCACAAAGGTTCAAAGCGGACTTCGATGGGGAGCCTTTCGATGCCTACCGTCGTTTGCGTTTAGCCAACCCTTCTCCTTATATGTTTTATATAGAATTTGGTGATTATACAATTATTGGGTCGTCTCCTGAAAGTTTGATCAGCGTTTCATCAGGAATGGTTCATGTTAATCCCATTGCCGGTACAAGGCCGAGAGGGAAAACGGATGAAGAAGATAAAGGCTTCGAAAAAAGCCTGCTGATGGATGAAAAGGAACTTGCCGAGCATAAGATGCTTGTTGATTTGGGCAGGAATGATCTTGGCAGAGTTTGCGAAATCGGTTCAATCCACCTTACCGAGGAAATGGAAATTCAAAGATATCAGCATGTCATGCATATTGCTTCGAAGGTTAGCGGAAAGCTTAGGGAAGGGTTCACGAGTTTAGATGCGCTGACGGTCTGCCTCCCTGCCGGAACAGTCTCCGGTGCTCCAAAAATCAGGGCAATGGAGCTGATCAATGAACTGGAAAATTGTAAACGGGGGATGTATTCGGGCTCGATAGGGTTCATAGGTTTTGGAGGGGATCTTGATATGGCTTTAGCGATTAGGACGATGATCATTAAAGATGGCAAAGCCTATGTACAGGCAGGGGCTGGAATTGTATATGATTCAGACCCAAAAACGGAATTTGAAGAAACACAAAATAAAGCACGCGCTTTAATGGAGGTTCACACAAAATGA
- a CDS encoding anthranilate synthase component II: protein MILLIDNYDSFTYNLYQYLGEVEKEIIVKRNDEITIAEIEELNPMAIVISPGPGRPEDAGISMEIIRNFYEKVPLLGICLGHQAIGAVFGANVVGAKQIMHGKTSVIEHDGTGVFAKQDLQFPVMRYHSLVVERASLPDELTVTAVAMDDGEIMALKHQEFPLYGLQFHPESIGTKIGKELLHQFYEIAGTFQSEKEQSIL, encoded by the coding sequence ATGATTTTATTAATTGATAACTATGACTCGTTCACTTATAACCTTTATCAATATTTAGGAGAAGTGGAAAAAGAAATCATAGTAAAAAGGAATGACGAAATCACCATTGCGGAAATTGAGGAACTGAATCCAATGGCAATTGTCATTTCCCCGGGACCCGGCAGGCCGGAAGATGCTGGTATCAGTATGGAAATCATCCGTAATTTTTATGAGAAGGTTCCGCTATTGGGCATTTGTTTGGGGCATCAGGCCATTGGGGCAGTTTTTGGTGCGAATGTGGTTGGAGCGAAACAAATCATGCATGGGAAAACATCGGTTATCGAACATGATGGAACAGGTGTATTTGCCAAACAAGACTTACAATTCCCGGTAATGCGTTACCATTCCCTTGTAGTTGAAAGGGCGAGTTTGCCAGATGAACTGACTGTGACGGCAGTAGCGATGGATGATGGGGAGATCATGGCCCTGAAACATCAAGAATTCCCGCTTTACGGTTTACAGTTCCACCCTGAATCAATAGGGACGAAAATCGGCAAGGAATTATTACATCAATTTTATGAGATTGCGGGAACCTTCCAATCTGAAAAGGAACAATCCATCCTATAA
- the trpD gene encoding anthranilate phosphoribosyltransferase: MKEYLAKLAERQTLTEEEMSRAAQALFSKDITESEMAAFIIALKSKGETAGEIASLVRVMRKEARSVRTSSLNVMDNCGTGGDGSQSFNISTASAFVLAGAGVKVAKHGNRSISSRTGSADVLEELGVNLYLEPDMLKELLEENGITFLFAPSVHPNIARIMKVRKELKIPTIFNLIGPLTNPVQLDTQLMGINRRDMLELFAEVLHKLGRKRAVVINGAGFMDEASLQGENSLVLLEQGDIIPFTLHPEEVDLPVYGNDAIRGGDAKQNADIMLRLLKGEKGAYRDTVLLNAGLGLYAHGTATTIKKGISMAKESLDSGSALAKLENLIAFGNRNKVVM; this comes from the coding sequence GTGAAGGAGTATTTAGCGAAGTTAGCAGAGCGTCAAACATTGACGGAAGAAGAGATGAGCAGAGCAGCCCAAGCGTTATTTTCCAAAGATATCACCGAAAGCGAGATGGCAGCTTTCATCATTGCCCTAAAATCCAAAGGGGAAACGGCAGGTGAAATAGCAAGCCTTGTCAGAGTCATGAGAAAAGAAGCAAGAAGTGTACGAACAAGCTCTCTTAATGTGATGGATAATTGCGGAACGGGAGGAGATGGGTCACAAAGCTTCAATATTAGTACAGCATCAGCCTTCGTACTTGCCGGGGCCGGTGTCAAGGTTGCCAAACATGGAAACCGCAGCATTTCAAGCAGAACGGGGAGTGCGGATGTATTGGAAGAATTAGGTGTCAATTTGTACTTGGAGCCTGACATGTTAAAAGAACTGTTGGAGGAAAATGGAATCACATTCTTGTTTGCCCCATCGGTCCACCCTAATATTGCACGGATTATGAAAGTGAGAAAAGAACTGAAAATCCCGACGATATTTAATCTAATAGGTCCTCTGACAAATCCAGTGCAACTCGACACGCAATTAATGGGAATCAATCGACGTGATATGCTCGAGCTTTTTGCGGAAGTCCTACATAAATTAGGCAGGAAACGCGCGGTCGTGATTAATGGCGCCGGGTTTATGGATGAAGCGAGCCTACAGGGTGAAAATTCACTCGTGCTTTTGGAGCAAGGGGATATCATTCCCTTTACGCTGCACCCTGAAGAAGTGGATCTGCCGGTTTACGGAAATGATGCCATTCGCGGCGGTGACGCCAAACAAAATGCCGATATCATGCTTAGGCTTCTCAAAGGGGAAAAAGGGGCCTATCGTGATACCGTTTTATTGAATGCTGGATTGGGATTATACGCACATGGTACGGCAACAACGATCAAAAAAGGGATCTCCATGGCTAAAGAAAGCCTTGATAGCGGATCGGCACTTGCGAAGTTAGAAAATCTGATTGCTTTTGGCAATAGAAATAAGGTGGTCATGTAA
- the trpC gene encoding indole-3-glycerol phosphate synthase TrpC, producing MENILTKIIEQKKAEVAKLKERGLDDSVMINIVRPSLVENLKTAKSMAVIAEIKRASPSKGDIKINVNPVEQALSYESGGAAAISVLTDEVFFKGSIADLRSVSEAIQIPRLCKDFIIDEVQIDRAHQAGATIILLIVAALSKERLHELYQYAKRKGLEVLTEIHDEAELERALELNAELIGINNRNLKTFKVDLAVTERLAKLLDPKHHIIISESGIKTKEDVMRVKEAGAKAILVGETLMTASNLPQTMAELQMSI from the coding sequence ATGGAAAATATCTTAACGAAAATCATCGAACAGAAAAAGGCGGAAGTCGCAAAATTAAAAGAAAGGGGCTTAGACGATTCGGTAATGATCAACATAGTCAGACCATCTTTGGTGGAGAATTTGAAAACGGCGAAATCAATGGCGGTTATCGCGGAAATAAAACGGGCTTCCCCTTCAAAAGGGGATATTAAAATCAATGTAAATCCGGTCGAGCAGGCCCTTTCATATGAAAGCGGCGGAGCGGCAGCGATATCCGTATTGACGGATGAGGTTTTCTTTAAAGGATCGATTGCAGATTTGAGAAGCGTAAGCGAGGCCATACAGATTCCCAGATTGTGCAAAGATTTCATCATCGATGAAGTACAAATCGATCGCGCCCATCAAGCTGGTGCCACTATCATTCTATTGATTGTCGCAGCACTTTCTAAAGAGCGCCTTCATGAATTATATCAATATGCAAAAAGAAAAGGGCTTGAAGTATTGACGGAAATCCATGATGAAGCCGAACTGGAACGGGCTCTAGAGCTGAATGCAGAGCTAATAGGGATTAACAATCGGAATTTAAAGACTTTCAAAGTGGATTTGGCTGTAACGGAACGATTGGCGAAGTTACTTGATCCAAAACACCATATCATTATCAGTGAAAGTGGAATCAAAACAAAAGAAGACGTGATGCGTGTGAAGGAAGCTGGTGCAAAAGCTATTTTAGTCGGGGAGACACTGATGACTGCGTCAAATCTTCCGCAAACGATGGCCGAACTGCAAATGAGTATATAA
- a CDS encoding phosphoribosylanthranilate isomerase, giving the protein MLVKICGIKTLADAQTAVESGADFIGFIFAESSRKVEPEIVGEFAANLAGQVKKVGVFANQTEQEVIKSAEIAGLDYIQLHGNESASFARRMPLPVIKAFAVNSVKDLENLHEYPADYLLVDIPKISSGKGLTLDWNMIRKADLPPGKVILAGGLTPENVGKAINAVSPFAVDVASGVETNGLKDAVKIKAFINEAKYTAGKEE; this is encoded by the coding sequence ATGTTAGTGAAAATCTGTGGGATAAAGACATTGGCAGACGCCCAGACTGCTGTTGAATCAGGGGCAGACTTCATTGGTTTCATTTTTGCCGAGAGTAGCAGGAAGGTTGAGCCAGAGATAGTAGGAGAATTCGCGGCGAATCTAGCTGGACAGGTTAAAAAAGTCGGAGTGTTTGCCAATCAAACTGAACAAGAAGTGATAAAAAGTGCCGAAATCGCAGGGTTGGATTATATTCAGCTTCATGGTAACGAGTCTGCCAGCTTTGCCCGCAGGATGCCCCTACCGGTGATAAAGGCCTTTGCCGTCAATTCAGTGAAAGACCTTGAAAACCTTCATGAATACCCAGCGGATTATCTATTAGTAGATATTCCTAAGATTTCATCTGGAAAGGGATTGACTTTGGATTGGAATATGATCCGAAAAGCGGATCTGCCACCCGGGAAGGTAATTCTAGCGGGTGGGCTGACTCCGGAAAATGTCGGAAAAGCGATTAATGCCGTTTCACCATTCGCAGTTGACGTAGCCAGCGGCGTTGAAACAAACGGATTAAAAGATGCCGTAAAAATAAAGGCATTTATTAATGAGGCAAAATATACAGCCGGAAAAGAGGAATGA